One genomic window of Medicago truncatula cultivar Jemalong A17 chromosome 1, MtrunA17r5.0-ANR, whole genome shotgun sequence includes the following:
- the LOC11425052 gene encoding indole-3-acetic acid-induced protein ARG7 → MPPLYKPYHFPSKYSSLHFSLPLITSYTLGTMKSRFLKGCVNKCKKMGSIVKTCATCEDCCERGLWSSLHESCSIPSDVPKGHMVVYVGENHKRYVIKIALLHHPLFKALLDQAQEEYDFMADSKLCIPCHEHLFLSVLRCASSPQNQRMCLCL, encoded by the coding sequence ATGCCACCATTATATAAACCTTATCACTTTCCATCCAAGTACTCATCACTACACTTCTCTCTCCCTCTCATTACATCCTATACTCTAGGCACTATGAAGTCAAGATTTTTGAAAGGATGTGTTAACAAATGCAAGAAAATGGGAAGTATAGTAAAAACTTGTGCTACTTGTGAAGATTGTTGTGAAAGAGGTTTATGGTCTTCTCTGCATGAAAGTTGCTCCATACCAAGTGATGTACCAAAAGGTCACATGGTTGTATATGTAGGAGAGAATCACAAAAGATATGTGATCAAAATTGCATTGCTTCATCATCCACTCTTCAAAGCCTTGTTGGATCAAGCTCAAGAAGAGTATGATTTCATGGCTGATTCAAAACTATGTATTCCTTGTCATGAACATCTTTTCCTAAGTGTCCTACGATGTGCTAGTTCCCCACAGAATCAAAGGATGTGTTTGTGTCTCTAA